A genomic segment from Desulfurella amilsii encodes:
- a CDS encoding D-alanyl-D-alanine carboxypeptidase family protein — MFKSRKKHRLFLAFIIVIIIILALGLFKAITMSNKPQISLNIPNSYKVAGNLEIKWPYDTQGSVMIDNYGIVSQTNRQQPIPLASLAKIMTAYLILKDHPLHIGQNGPIINITENDVKTYINDKKNQQSVLKVTKNEKLSEKQLLEGLLLPSGNNCATILAKWDSGSTKVFVEKMNKTAKQLGMNHTHYADPAGVRLYTVSTANDQLKLAQKVMKIPEFRYIVSKPQVTLPVAGTVYNVNYDLGKDGIIGIKTGSMPQSGGNFVFASKHDLKWKHVLIIGALLGEYGRKPLMDALKSSIKVINQVKHNMHLSQIFKKEGTIGYAKFVWLKPIPLVIGKSLYTITWPGVGYNIKFKKNHIKLPIKKNEVVGYLDLYNKFLDKKIPVLIENAVKKPTFIERLKSILTI; from the coding sequence ATGTTTAAATCTCGCAAAAAACACAGGCTTTTTTTAGCCTTTATTATTGTTATTATAATAATATTAGCTTTAGGTTTGTTTAAAGCTATAACAATGTCTAATAAACCTCAAATATCTCTCAATATACCAAACTCTTATAAAGTAGCTGGCAATTTAGAAATAAAATGGCCATATGACACGCAAGGTTCTGTAATGATTGATAATTACGGTATTGTTTCACAAACAAACCGCCAACAACCTATTCCTCTTGCAAGCTTAGCAAAAATAATGACAGCTTATTTAATACTAAAAGATCATCCTTTGCACATAGGCCAGAATGGGCCGATCATAAACATTACAGAAAACGATGTTAAAACATACATAAATGATAAAAAAAACCAACAATCGGTTTTAAAGGTAACAAAAAATGAAAAACTCAGCGAAAAGCAGCTTTTAGAGGGTTTGCTACTACCTTCTGGAAACAACTGTGCAACGATTCTTGCAAAATGGGATAGCGGCAGCACAAAAGTATTTGTTGAAAAAATGAACAAAACGGCAAAACAACTGGGCATGAACCATACCCACTATGCAGATCCTGCAGGCGTGAGATTGTATACTGTTAGCACAGCAAATGATCAATTAAAACTTGCCCAAAAAGTTATGAAAATACCTGAATTTAGATATATAGTCTCAAAACCTCAAGTTACACTGCCGGTAGCTGGCACAGTTTACAATGTGAATTACGATTTAGGCAAAGATGGTATTATAGGTATAAAAACAGGATCAATGCCGCAGTCTGGTGGTAACTTTGTTTTTGCATCTAAACATGATTTAAAGTGGAAGCACGTTTTAATAATAGGCGCTTTGCTTGGAGAATACGGAAGAAAGCCTTTGATGGATGCCCTTAAATCTTCTATAAAAGTAATTAATCAAGTCAAACATAATATGCATTTATCGCAAATATTTAAAAAAGAGGGAACAATAGGATATGCAAAATTTGTATGGCTTAAACCTATACCTTTGGTTATTGGAAAATCGCTTTATACAATAACATGGCCTGGTGTAGGATATAATATTAAATTTAAAAAGAACCACATTAAGTTGCCTATTAAGAAAAACGAAGTTGTGGGTTATCTTGATTTGTACAATAAGTTTTTGGATAAAAAAATACCAGTTTTAATTGAGAATGCGGTTAAAAAACCTACATTTATTGAGAGACTGAAAAGTATTTTAACTATCTAA
- the htpX gene encoding zinc metalloprotease HtpX encodes MNYFKTFMLMVALTVLLMIVGGAIGGQQGMIIALLFAGIMNFVTYWFSDKIVLKAYHASEASQSAYPQLYSIISNLTQKANLPMPKIYVMQSNTPNAFATGRNPKHAAVCVTTGILNLLDTNELSGVLGHELTHVKNRDILTGTIAATIAGAISYLAWMAQWSAIFGGMGSNRRNNNMFGLLFVAILTPIIATIIQLAISRQREYAADKGGALMSGNPMYLANALKKLEAVNKLSPLPNTHFSQTTAHMFIVNPFKGETFKSLFSTHPPIEKRIERLENLKIEIG; translated from the coding sequence ATGAATTACTTTAAGACATTTATGCTAATGGTTGCACTTACTGTATTGTTAATGATAGTAGGCGGTGCTATTGGCGGTCAACAAGGAATGATTATTGCTTTATTGTTTGCTGGAATTATGAATTTTGTAACCTATTGGTTTTCTGATAAAATTGTCTTGAAAGCTTACCATGCAAGCGAAGCCTCTCAGTCAGCGTATCCACAACTTTATTCAATTATAAGCAATCTAACACAAAAAGCTAACCTACCTATGCCAAAAATTTATGTGATGCAAAGTAATACTCCAAATGCCTTTGCAACAGGCAGAAACCCAAAACATGCGGCAGTGTGCGTTACAACTGGAATATTGAATTTGCTGGATACAAATGAGCTATCTGGTGTTTTGGGCCATGAACTAACTCATGTTAAAAATAGAGATATACTGACTGGAACCATTGCTGCTACCATAGCCGGCGCAATCAGCTATTTAGCATGGATGGCTCAATGGTCAGCTATATTTGGTGGAATGGGTAGTAATAGAAGAAACAATAATATGTTTGGGCTGCTTTTTGTTGCTATACTAACCCCTATAATAGCTACTATAATTCAGCTAGCTATATCAAGGCAAAGAGAGTATGCAGCAGATAAAGGTGGGGCACTTATGTCAGGCAACCCTATGTATTTAGCTAACGCTTTAAAGAAGCTAGAAGCAGTAAATAAACTTTCGCCACTACCAAATACCCATTTCTCGCAAACAACAGCACATATGTTTATAGTAAATCCATTTAAGGGCGAAACGTTTAAAAGTTTATTTAGCACACATCCCCCAATTGAAAAAAGGATTGAGCGTCTAGAAAATTTAAAAATTGAGATAGGCTAA
- a CDS encoding DUF815 domain-containing protein — protein sequence MFDDYLVVRWHKGNLKGAGGFSAPKKLLYLDKQIELSSKNTACLCSGFEALNMFFYGENGLGKSSLVKYLIDKFNSKGLRCIEYLEEDVYSIYELFDIIKNSPYKFFIYFDDLAFEENDKEFRKFKSIIEGSLEEKPKNCIFLVTSNKKRIIKQKVLTLDSDIFEKEEENEKTSLFARFGLSIGFHPLEVSNFIEVVKFYLNEFGVKQDFDIKKEAQSFALSYGTYSGRVAKQFASFKFIEQFHA from the coding sequence ATGTTTGATGATTATTTAGTTGTAAGGTGGCACAAGGGCAATTTAAAAGGTGCAGGTGGATTTAGCGCACCAAAAAAGTTGCTTTATTTAGATAAACAAATTGAGCTTTCAAGCAAAAATACCGCATGCCTCTGCAGCGGTTTTGAAGCGCTCAATATGTTTTTTTACGGCGAGAATGGGCTGGGTAAATCTTCACTTGTCAAATACCTTATTGATAAATTTAATTCAAAAGGCCTAAGATGTATTGAGTATCTAGAAGAAGATGTTTATTCTATATATGAATTGTTTGATATTATCAAAAATAGCCCATATAAATTTTTCATTTACTTCGATGATTTAGCATTTGAAGAAAATGATAAAGAATTTAGAAAGTTTAAATCCATTATTGAAGGTTCTCTTGAAGAAAAACCTAAAAATTGCATATTCTTGGTTACTTCAAATAAAAAACGCATTATAAAACAAAAAGTGCTCACCCTTGATAGTGACATATTTGAAAAAGAAGAAGAAAACGAAAAAACTTCGCTTTTTGCCAGATTTGGTTTGTCTATAGGGTTTCATCCCCTTGAAGTTTCAAATTTTATAGAAGTAGTAAAATTTTACTTAAATGAATTTGGTGTAAAACAAGATTTTGATATAAAAAAAGAAGCACAAAGCTTTGCCTTATCTTATGGCACCTACAGTGGCCGAGTAGCAAAACAATTTGCTTCATTTAAATTTATTGAACAGTTTCACGCTTAA
- a CDS encoding cupin domain-containing protein gives MKPIFFKSAQSYEPQKDWKRTSLCNQDSISIEYFVKPPHHASPEHSHDNAQALVVLKGKMSVKNKDSEIVLSENDCVFIEPNEVHIITNVLNEPSIGLDIFVPGRDFSFWLNKL, from the coding sequence ATGAAGCCCATTTTTTTCAAATCGGCACAAAGCTATGAGCCACAAAAGGATTGGAAGCGTACAAGCCTTTGTAATCAGGATTCTATATCGATAGAGTATTTTGTAAAACCGCCTCATCATGCTTCACCAGAGCACTCACACGATAATGCACAAGCTTTGGTTGTATTAAAAGGCAAAATGTCTGTAAAAAATAAAGACAGCGAAATTGTACTTTCAGAAAACGATTGTGTATTCATAGAGCCAAATGAGGTGCATATTATTACAAATGTATTAAATGAACCTTCAATAGGTCTTGATATATTTGTGCCTGGTAGAGACTTCAGCTTCTGGCTAAATAAGCTATAA
- the dnaN gene encoding DNA polymerase III subunit beta — MRFSVDANIIKKIIPNVSGGLSKDKNSILSNYHVSITDNALSVTSSNEIVQINITAPIESEGECGFLARPDLFDRLKALNGEIVFELEDNLLTIRNGSYKTTAKIFQSEGYPLESIDDYKIVGAFDSDDVLELLKTHIASSKEDEQTREFSGILIEIDQNKVNFVATNRSRLFWISKALDNDINFYCIVEKEGILQLSRILKSNGKISVLYKSEGDNVSKIAFQTANATVTSKVINGQFPQYQAVILEDAQNVSCIVFNKESLKNSLQKVLALSSDELSVLEFNIQDNTVELNVTNKEGEVASDIVEFSTDKDKAHMPVALNINGRYTVDFLNNIQANVVYFYYKEPIKPLELKATSDNQISYVYVMTPIR; from the coding sequence ATGCGCTTTAGTGTTGATGCAAATATAATAAAAAAAATAATCCCAAATGTATCTGGGGGTTTATCGAAAGACAAGAACTCAATATTAAGCAACTACCATGTAAGCATAACAGATAATGCATTATCTGTTACTTCATCAAACGAGATAGTCCAAATCAACATTACTGCTCCTATAGAAAGTGAGGGTGAATGTGGGTTCTTGGCAAGACCGGACTTATTTGATAGACTAAAGGCGTTAAATGGCGAGATAGTTTTTGAATTAGAAGACAACTTATTAACAATAAGAAATGGATCTTACAAAACAACAGCAAAAATTTTTCAAAGCGAAGGCTATCCTTTAGAATCAATAGATGACTATAAAATCGTTGGGGCTTTTGACTCCGATGATGTATTAGAGCTCTTAAAAACACACATTGCAAGCAGCAAAGAAGATGAGCAGACACGCGAATTCAGCGGCATCTTAATAGAAATTGACCAAAACAAGGTAAACTTTGTCGCTACGAATCGCTCAAGACTCTTTTGGATTAGTAAAGCGCTAGACAATGATATAAACTTTTATTGTATAGTTGAAAAAGAAGGCATACTGCAGCTTAGTCGCATACTAAAATCTAACGGTAAAATAAGCGTTCTATATAAAAGCGAGGGTGATAATGTATCAAAAATCGCCTTCCAAACTGCCAATGCAACAGTTACCTCAAAAGTGATAAACGGGCAATTTCCTCAATACCAAGCAGTTATATTAGAAGATGCTCAGAATGTTTCTTGCATTGTATTTAACAAAGAATCGCTAAAAAACTCTCTGCAAAAAGTGCTAGCGCTTTCTAGCGATGAGCTCTCAGTTTTAGAGTTTAATATTCAAGATAACACAGTTGAGCTAAACGTTACAAACAAAGAAGGCGAAGTGGCAAGCGATATTGTTGAATTTTCAACCGATAAAGATAAAGCTCACATGCCAGTTGCCTTAAATATTAATGGTCGCTATACTGTGGATTTTTTAAACAACATACAGGCAAATGTAGTTTATTTTTATTATAAAGAGCCTATAAAACCACTTGAGTTGAAAGCAACAAGTGACAATCAAATAAGTTATGTGTATGTCATGACACCCATTAGATAA
- a CDS encoding sulfurtransferase, which produces MKKFGLLLWAFLWFFGCFSIAFAKIGIVTPSELASMMKSDKSLIIIDARGHGAYISSHIPNAINVSPTGSLFSGYGPNTFAVVDSNPKLQKVLSEKGIKDDSDCVVYTGSSTAFGVKGGNPAFALTSATRIMAVLYYAGVKNVYYLNGGFDKWLDEKKPVQEGDFALKSSHFVIARNNPFVFVNEDFIRWAVNHENQVQFVDARMHPEYTGQVSDENFGVAKRGHIKGARDVFVGEYMQKNGNYYMLKPKDQIEALLEKNGIDPNKPIISYCHIGYWGSGLWFIANAILDNKLVWDYNGSLVKASRDKEIPFSTGSNP; this is translated from the coding sequence ATGAAAAAGTTTGGCTTACTGCTATGGGCATTTTTATGGTTTTTTGGTTGCTTTTCTATTGCATTTGCAAAAATTGGTATAGTCACACCTAGTGAGCTTGCTTCGATGATGAAAAGCGATAAAAGCTTAATAATCATCGATGCAAGAGGCCATGGAGCATACATAAGCTCACACATACCAAATGCTATCAACGTCTCTCCAACGGGCAGTTTATTTAGTGGGTACGGACCAAATACTTTTGCAGTTGTAGACTCAAACCCAAAATTACAGAAAGTATTATCTGAAAAAGGCATAAAAGATGATTCTGACTGTGTGGTGTATACGGGTTCATCCACTGCTTTTGGTGTCAAAGGGGGTAATCCTGCTTTTGCTTTAACAAGCGCAACGCGTATTATGGCAGTTTTATATTACGCAGGAGTAAAAAACGTTTATTACTTAAATGGCGGATTTGATAAATGGCTTGACGAGAAAAAACCCGTTCAAGAAGGCGACTTTGCACTTAAAAGCAGTCATTTTGTAATTGCAAGAAACAACCCTTTTGTGTTTGTTAATGAAGATTTTATCAGATGGGCCGTTAATCATGAAAATCAAGTTCAGTTTGTAGATGCAAGGATGCATCCAGAATACACGGGTCAAGTTAGCGATGAAAATTTCGGTGTAGCAAAACGTGGTCACATAAAAGGCGCAAGAGATGTATTTGTAGGCGAATATATGCAGAAAAATGGTAACTACTATATGTTAAAACCAAAGGACCAAATTGAAGCGCTACTTGAAAAAAATGGTATTGACCCAAACAAACCAATAATTTCGTATTGCCATATAGGATACTGGGGTAGTGGTTTGTGGTTTATAGCAAATGCAATTTTAGACAATAAATTAGTATGGGATTATAACGGATCTTTAGTAAAAGCATCAAGAGACAAAGAAATCCCATTCTCTACAGGATCAAATCCATAA
- the pta gene encoding phosphate acetyltransferase yields the protein MILDDFLQKCKVKSKRVVYPEGEDERLIQAAAYCVRQNIAKPILIGRKDIIENKAASLNIELDGIQVVQISDFDYSDELFSIINSSKKRIDENEAQNLSKNPLYIGALLVRKDLADMCIGGAVNDTADVIKAALYIIGLKDNINLLSSFFLMEVPTAEFGENGVLFFADCGVNPDPNSAQLADIAIVTADNFKNLMGKEPKVAMLSFSTKASAKHKMLDKIIEATDIVKQKRSDILIDGELQADAALVESVCARKAPNSPIKGHANVLIFPDLNAGNIAYKLVERLAKAQAIGPIMQGLKKPMHDLSRGCKYMDVVYLTAISSFQS from the coding sequence ATGATTTTGGATGATTTTTTACAAAAGTGTAAGGTAAAATCAAAAAGAGTAGTTTACCCAGAAGGCGAAGATGAAAGGCTTATTCAAGCAGCAGCCTATTGTGTCAGGCAAAACATTGCAAAACCTATTTTAATTGGCCGAAAAGATATAATAGAAAATAAAGCGGCTAGTTTAAATATAGAACTTGACGGTATCCAGGTAGTGCAAATATCGGATTTTGATTACAGCGATGAGCTCTTCAGTATCATAAATTCTAGCAAAAAAAGAATAGATGAAAACGAGGCTCAAAATTTATCAAAAAACCCTCTCTATATAGGAGCGCTGCTTGTTAGAAAGGATTTAGCAGATATGTGCATTGGTGGTGCAGTAAACGATACTGCGGATGTTATAAAAGCTGCTTTATATATAATTGGTTTAAAAGACAATATTAATTTACTATCCAGCTTTTTTTTGATGGAGGTGCCAACGGCTGAGTTTGGAGAAAACGGCGTTTTGTTTTTTGCTGACTGCGGTGTAAACCCAGATCCAAACAGTGCCCAGCTTGCAGACATTGCAATTGTTACAGCTGATAATTTTAAGAATTTAATGGGCAAAGAACCAAAGGTGGCAATGCTTTCTTTTTCTACTAAGGCAAGCGCAAAACACAAAATGCTTGATAAGATCATTGAAGCGACGGATATTGTTAAGCAAAAACGCTCTGACATATTGATAGATGGCGAGCTTCAAGCCGACGCAGCTTTAGTAGAAAGTGTGTGTGCAAGGAAAGCGCCTAATAGTCCTATAAAAGGCCATGCCAATGTGCTTATATTTCCAGATTTAAATGCAGGCAATATTGCTTATAAGCTGGTGGAGCGCCTTGCAAAAGCCCAAGCTATAGGTCCCATTATGCAAGGCTTAAAAAAACCTATGCATGATTTATCGCGTGGGTGTAAATATATGGATGTTGTTTACTTAACTGCTATATCATCATTTCAGTCATAA
- a CDS encoding acetate kinase, protein MKILVLNCGSSSVKFDLFDWTTQKTLAKGLVERVGTINSTIHYNSANQSPLVFTKEIKDHTKAINEVFNLLVGENGCLKDLNEIYAIGHRVVHGGEKFKKSTLIDDKVISTIQKLSSLAPLHNPPNLAGILATKELLPNVPQIAIFDTAFHSTIPDYAYVYALPFEWYEKYGIRRYGFHGSSHLYVSRRAAVMLDKHIKDTNLITLHIGNGVSFSAIKSGASIDTSMGFTPLQGAVMGTRCGDIDPAIPLYMQEKLKLSPAQMMDILNKQSGLLGITGKYYDRRDIINSAKVDINNIDEYDYENLIGDIEHEHLSIFKKAEEGDPRCMLALQIEAYEIRKYLGSYFFALNGYLDAIVFTAGVGENSPLLRYMVLRKLENLGIILDKEKNLKANSSTGEMTITKDYSKVKVFVIPTDEERVFIEDTVAVLSGNYKSHVSYEYTFQKKSYKPLK, encoded by the coding sequence ATGAAGATTTTGGTATTAAATTGCGGCAGTTCTTCTGTTAAATTTGATTTATTTGATTGGACTACACAGAAAACTCTAGCTAAAGGTTTAGTAGAGCGTGTTGGAACAATAAATTCTACTATTCATTACAATAGCGCAAACCAATCACCTCTTGTTTTTACTAAAGAAATTAAAGATCATACTAAGGCTATAAATGAAGTATTTAATTTGCTTGTGGGTGAGAATGGGTGCTTAAAGGATTTAAACGAGATATACGCAATTGGCCATAGGGTAGTGCATGGTGGTGAGAAATTTAAAAAAAGCACGCTTATAGATGACAAGGTTATCTCAACCATTCAAAAACTTTCAAGTTTAGCACCACTGCACAACCCACCAAACCTAGCGGGTATTTTAGCAACAAAAGAGTTGTTGCCCAATGTGCCTCAAATAGCGATTTTTGATACCGCTTTTCACTCCACAATACCAGATTATGCTTATGTTTACGCGCTGCCATTTGAATGGTATGAAAAATACGGCATAAGGCGATACGGTTTTCACGGTTCGAGCCATTTGTATGTATCGCGCAGAGCTGCTGTAATGCTTGATAAGCATATAAAGGACACCAATTTAATAACGCTGCATATTGGAAACGGCGTATCGTTTAGCGCAATAAAATCTGGTGCTAGCATTGATACATCTATGGGCTTTACCCCTTTGCAAGGTGCTGTTATGGGCACACGCTGTGGCGACATTGATCCTGCAATACCCTTGTATATGCAGGAAAAGTTAAAACTAAGCCCAGCTCAAATGATGGATATTTTGAATAAGCAATCTGGTTTGTTAGGCATAACAGGCAAATACTATGATAGAAGAGATATAATAAATAGCGCTAAAGTAGACATCAACAATATAGATGAATATGACTACGAAAACTTAATTGGTGATATCGAGCACGAACATCTCTCAATATTTAAAAAAGCCGAAGAAGGGGATCCGCGTTGTATGCTTGCCTTGCAAATTGAAGCATACGAAATTAGAAAGTATCTGGGTTCTTATTTTTTTGCGCTAAATGGTTATTTAGATGCGATTGTTTTTACTGCTGGCGTTGGAGAAAATTCGCCCCTTTTGAGATATATGGTGTTAAGAAAGTTAGAAAATTTAGGTATAATATTGGACAAAGAAAAGAACTTAAAAGCAAACTCCAGCACTGGTGAGATGACAATCACTAAAGATTACTCTAAAGTAAAAGTTTTTGTTATACCAACAGACGAAGAAAGGGTGTTTATTGAGGATACAGTTGCTGTATTGAGTGGAAATTACAAAAGTCACGTAAGTTATGAATATACTTTTCAAAAGAAGAGTTATAAACCACTAAAATAA
- the hflX gene encoding GTPase HflX, which translates to MEELKEKAILVSVILTNKDKQTIEELSELAKTAGAGVVGMLTQKRKSIDKTYYFGKGKLEELKKLIEEKGANLVIFDNELSGSQLRNIEKILDTKVIDRTNLILDIFAKRAKTKEGILQVKLAQYKYSLARLRGLGISLSRLGGGIGTRGPGETQLETDIRHIRRSIVYIEKQIEQIKKHRSLYRKRRQKNLVPIVAIVGYTNAGKSTLINALTDANTYTEDKLFATLDPLARKLRLSDNKNIILIDTVGFIRNLPHQLIEAFKSTLEEIKFADVILNAVDISQSNYEEKIKVTEKILSELDYLNKPIITVYNKSDLLDILPKNTENEIYISAKNKTNLASLIAAIQSMLKQSCD; encoded by the coding sequence ATGGAAGAACTTAAAGAAAAGGCTATTTTAGTCAGCGTTATTTTAACTAATAAAGATAAGCAAACCATTGAGGAGCTAAGCGAGCTTGCAAAAACTGCTGGCGCAGGAGTGGTTGGTATGCTTACACAAAAAAGAAAAAGCATAGATAAAACTTACTATTTTGGCAAGGGTAAACTGGAAGAACTAAAAAAGCTTATTGAAGAAAAAGGGGCAAACCTCGTTATCTTCGATAATGAATTATCTGGCAGTCAGCTAAGAAACATAGAAAAAATACTCGATACAAAGGTAATAGACAGAACAAACCTTATTTTAGATATCTTTGCAAAAAGGGCAAAAACAAAAGAAGGCATCCTACAGGTAAAACTTGCCCAGTATAAATACTCGCTTGCTAGACTAAGAGGCTTGGGCATATCTTTGTCTAGGCTGGGCGGTGGTATAGGCACAAGAGGGCCTGGCGAAACTCAGTTAGAAACAGATATAAGGCACATAAGACGATCGATTGTTTATATAGAAAAACAAATTGAACAAATAAAAAAACACAGGAGCCTATACAGAAAAAGAAGGCAAAAAAACCTAGTACCCATTGTTGCAATTGTCGGCTATACTAATGCTGGCAAATCAACACTCATTAATGCACTCACAGATGCAAATACATACACAGAAGACAAATTATTTGCTACACTTGATCCGCTAGCACGAAAATTACGCTTGTCTGATAACAAAAATATCATACTAATTGACACAGTAGGTTTTATAAGAAACCTACCCCACCAGCTTATTGAGGCTTTTAAATCAACACTTGAAGAAATAAAATTTGCCGATGTAATATTAAATGCTGTGGATATAAGCCAAAGCAATTATGAAGAAAAAATTAAAGTTACAGAAAAAATTCTATCCGAACTGGATTACCTTAATAAACCCATTATTACTGTTTACAATAAGTCAGATTTGCTTGATATATTGCCAAAAAATACAGAAAACGAAATATATATATCCGCAAAGAACAAAACCAACCTGGCCAGTTTAATAGCTGCAATTCAAAGTATGCTTAAACAATCATGCGATTAA
- a CDS encoding 2-hydroxyacid dehydrogenase, protein MFKVFATRNIPKEGLELLKPRCEIEVNESGRSLTKQELLEKIKDKDACITQLTDKVDKNFFEAGQNLKIVANYAVGFDNIDLNEATKRSIFVTNTPDVLTQATAELAWALLFACSRKIVEADKFTRAGLYKGWDLYLFLGLDISNKTLGIIGAGRIGQAFAKMSKGFKINILYTANSKKSDFEEQTGAKFVDLNTLLKESDFVSIHAPLTPHTYHLIGKNELSLMKKTAVLINTSRGAVIDEQALIESLENKQIYAAGLDVYEREPIIEKGLKELDNVILLPHIGSATYKTRIDMSILAVQNILDYLDGRIPRTLVNKDILKS, encoded by the coding sequence ATGTTTAAGGTTTTTGCTACACGAAACATACCAAAAGAAGGCTTAGAGTTGTTAAAGCCAAGATGCGAAATAGAAGTAAACGAGTCAGGCAGATCTTTAACAAAACAAGAATTGCTTGAAAAAATAAAGGACAAAGATGCCTGCATTACACAATTAACGGACAAGGTTGATAAAAACTTTTTTGAAGCGGGCCAAAATCTAAAAATCGTGGCAAATTATGCAGTAGGCTTTGACAATATAGATTTAAACGAAGCCACCAAACGCTCAATTTTTGTAACAAACACACCCGATGTTCTAACTCAAGCTACAGCGGAATTAGCATGGGCGCTGTTGTTTGCCTGCTCAAGAAAAATTGTAGAAGCGGATAAATTCACAAGAGCAGGTCTTTACAAAGGCTGGGATTTGTATTTATTTTTAGGCCTTGATATAAGCAACAAAACGCTTGGTATAATCGGTGCTGGTAGGATCGGCCAAGCATTTGCAAAAATGTCAAAAGGCTTTAAAATTAATATTTTATACACCGCAAACTCTAAAAAAAGCGATTTTGAAGAGCAGACTGGCGCAAAATTTGTAGATTTAAACACACTGCTTAAAGAATCTGACTTTGTATCTATACATGCACCGCTAACACCCCATACCTACCACTTGATAGGTAAAAATGAACTTAGCTTAATGAAAAAAACAGCTGTTTTGATTAATACTTCGCGAGGCGCAGTAATTGACGAACAGGCTTTAATAGAGAGTTTAGAAAATAAACAAATCTATGCAGCAGGCCTTGATGTGTACGAAAGAGAACCTATAATCGAAAAAGGTCTAAAAGAACTAGATAATGTAATTCTGTTGCCTCATATTGGTAGCGCAACTTATAAAACAAGGATTGATATGTCAATTTTGGCCGTCCAAAACATTCTAGACTACCTAGATGGAAGAATCCCGCGCACACTTGTCAATAAAGACATATTAAAAAGCTAA